ATCTATTTCCATCTACCACGAAGTTTTTAACCGCTTTAATCTCTTTTTCAATCAGAGAAAAAATTAAAGCGGATATGGGAGAATTTACACTTTGATTAGATGATGTAATTGTCAAATGAGTATTATCAAGTGAATAGATATCTGTAGATGGATAATGGTTTCCCTCATTAAATATGAACTTAATTGTTTTCGTTCTATTAATTAAATCTTCCAAGTTCATTTTTGATCCGTCAGAAAATTCTATTTCAAAATTTTTCCATTGCTGGAATTGTGATAAATTGAAGTCAATTAAAAAATCATTTTCATTTTGATATAATTTTAAAAACATGCTTGCGATTTGTTTTTCTTTTTCTTCAATAAATATTTCTTTAAATTTTTCTGTTATCAAATTAAAGCAACTTATTAGAATTTCATCAGATAAATCATTTAAAGCTTCTGATTTAATTTTATTTCTATTTAATGTTAATATCTTATTAGCTTTCTGTTTATGAATATTGATGTCTAAAGCGATAAAAGGTAAACGACTAAATTTAGCTTCAACATGTTGATTCTTATAAAACGTTACTATATCGTTATATGTTAAGTTTGTGGAAATATTTATCTCTAGTGAATTGTTTTTTTCAAAAAACTTGAAATAGTTCTCTTCGTTTTTCAAAAAGTCATGTTGTTTCGAATTTATAAATAATTTTATAGGTATAATTGAAGCATTTTCAAATTCTAATATTTCATCTATAATCATTCCCAAATTGATGTCAAGTGAATCATTGGTCAATGGATCAAAATTACGAGCAATACTTAGTGCGTTGTTATGTTTATTTTTTATTGACCAATTTTGTGGAATTGCATCTGTTTTGTAAGCTATAGTTATAATAGAGCCAGGTTTTATACTATGGTTTGTTTTTTTCTTTTGAATCAAAACAGCTCCATCTTTGATACTGTTGGGACTATGCAATTCTATTCTCTGAAATTCTTCAGTAAAATAACTTTTTGTTTCAATAACAACTTCGTCTGTCAACATGAAAATGCTTTGAAAGCCTATACCAAATATTCCTGAAGGTCTAAGCCATTCTGGCATTTGGTCTACTATACTAACTTTTTTTCTGTTCTTAGAAGAACTACCTGTATTCATTAAGTATTTTAAATCTTCTGTAGAAATACCAGTGCCATTATCTTTTATGCTTATTAAAGATAGTTTTTCATTACCTATAACTTCTTTTTCTTCAATAGATACTTCGATTGGATAATTTTGTAGAAACTTAAAAAAGTTTTCATCTTGCGGAGTTTTAAATTCATGATCATCTTTATGCTCTAACCAAATTCGAATCAGGGTGGAATCTACTGCATTTTGTAATAGTTCTCTGATTGATTGATAGGCATGCTCATATAAGCCTGCTCCTTGGAGAAGTGATAGTGCTTTGTCAGTGTCAACCGAAAATTTTGGTTTCTTTTTACCATCTAAGTATTCATATTTATCTAACTCTACTTTTAAAGTTCCAATTGTTGGAAGGTATCCAAAATCCTTAAAGGGAATAATGTCATTCCAGTTAATCATTTGTGCTCTTATCTCAGAATCTATGTAATTAAACCAATGCTGAGTAATATTTGCTACATCATAATCATTACATTTTGCAAAAACTTCTATTTTTTGATTGTCAACTCTAAAAGATTCAATTGAAAGATGTTTGGTTTTATGATTTAGTGTATCTATAGGTATTTTACTTAATGTTCTTAGCATAACTTCAGAAAAACGATTATTATCTAAATCTAATAAATCACCTATTCTAAGCATACATGCGATTAGTCTCGGATGTGCATCTTCAACGTCAATACCTACTTCAGAAATGGGCAGTTTCATAACATCGTCAAAATCTTTTGTATGAGAAGAACAGATATCCCCAAGTATTTTAAATATACGATTTGGGATTACTCCTCTTGGTGTAGCTAAAGATACTTCACGCGTAGGATTTAAAATTATTTCTTTTGATCTATCAGAATGGGATCTCCGGAAAAATTCGGCTAGTATAAATTTTATTCCATCATGATACTCTAAGTTTAATTCATCGTGTTTATACTTGATTTTATTATTCGCAATTTCAAACTGATCTGCAAATTCATGTAAACCATTCTTTGAATCTTCCTGTAGATCTTTGAAGAAATCTAAAAATTCATTAGAGGTTAATGCTTTAACTAATTCATCACTTGTAACAACCATTCCTAAATCATGGCTATAACTTGCCTCAAGAATCAACCATAAATCTATTGCAGACAACTTTTTTATATTTTCAAATCCAATAACACGAACAATATTATTGATTATAGTTTCTGAATGAGATTCATCATGAAGGCTATAATGTGGGAATAAATTAGAAACAGCATTTAATGCGGATGGAATTATTTTTTTATCATAATTCCAATGTGCAAAAAGAATATCACTTTGTTTACCTAAAGTTTTGCTATATAGTAGCTCTTCAATTTCTTTTATCATAAGTTTGCTTTTTTTCAAAAGTACCATTAATTCGATAAAAAATTCAAGATATAATAAACTATTATGCTTTGAATTTCCTAATTATTTTTTAAACTTCTTTTTTTTCTTCCACGGTGCATTCTTCTGGACATCGCCCGCCATAATACATCCGTACGGCATTACCTCATCCAGTACTTCACACAATCCGTATTCCTCAATCTGTGCTCTCACATTTTTCGCGCTTTTATAAGCAGTCGGAAGCTCAGAAATATCAATTTCATTGGAGAAGAAACGGATATCCAGCCCTTGGGTTTCCTCGGTGAAGACTTCCTCGATGGTTTTATGGGCCAATGACCTTTTATGCTGGCTTCTGCTGAAATTCCTTCCCGCTCCGTGCGGTGCAAAACCAAGGTTTCTTGCATTGGTGGTTCCCTGAACGATCAGCACAGGCTCAGCCATATTTAAAGGAATCAGCCTCGGTCCGGTAATATCCGGTAAAAACTTATCGTCCAGTGGCGTGGCTCCTTTTGCGTGGTAGAACAGGTCGCCGTCTTTGAAGACAAAGTTATGCTCGTTCCAGTATCGATCCTGTTTTTCCGTTTCCATTTTGTTTAGAACCGCATCGTGGATCGAAGTATGGTTTTCCTTGGTCCATGCTCTGATCAGCTGCAAAGCTTCCCAGTATGATTGTCCTTCTTCCGTATCGTAAGGGATCCATGCATTTTCTTTTAGTGTTTCCGGTGAAATTTCCATTCTGAAACGGTTGGCCACCTTCATTCCTTTATCGTACAGCGCAGCGCCCGGAGCCCTTGACCCGTGATGGGTTACCAGCATGGTATTCCCTGTATTTCTGGAGGTTCCCACAAACAGGAAATGATTTCCGTCCCCCTGCGTCCCCATATGGGAACGGGCAATGCTGATTAGCTTTTCATCATTCAGGAAATCATTTTTCCTGAAGGCATTCATCAGCTCCTGGGACATCTCCATCTGTTCCCCTCTCGGCCTTCCTCCGTATCCGAAATGCGTCACCGAATGGGCGGCATCCAGAACTTCTTTGGGGTCAGCTTTCCCCATATCGGTCAGCATCACCGAACAGCAGATATCCGCACTATGGAATCCCGGGTGGATCGCATTTTTTGCCACCACGACGCCTCCCACGGGAATATGGCCTGCCGGGCCTGTCGGACACGCATCCGGCATGATGGCACCTTCTACAAGGGTAGGGGTTTTCATCAGCATACTCATGGTGGTGATTACTTTTTCCACATTATCCTGCTCGCTTTCGTGTTCAGCCCTGATGTTGATGATAAAATCTTTCGCCTTTTCATGAAGCGGAATAAGTTCCGGCTGCCTGAACTGTTGCAGGTATTCGCGGATCTGGTGTTCGTCCAGTTTATTTTCGTTGATATGCGCAATGGCTTCCTTAAACCATTTTGCTGACCTATACCCTAATTCAATTAAGTGGTTTCCGTTAAATTCCATGTTTTCTTCTATTTTATAATGCAAAGTAAAGGTGCAAGTGTGCAATGTTTTTGCGCAGATCAGATTAATTTGATTATTTTTGATAAAATTTTTAAAAATGCTATTGGAACAGATAAAAAACGCTCCTGAGACCATCCGGTTTGAAGAAGTGATTGCTTATATTGATGAACAGTATGATTTCACACCGACCCGGTTTACCAACGGAAACACCGTTAATGAAGCAGGTCAGAACAACGGCTCCTGCAAAGTGTTCAGCTTCGGAAAATTAAATAACCTGAATGAAGAAGAAGTATTAAGCCTTTTCGGTGATTTTTACCGGGAAGACGTCCTGAAAAACCCTGAAGGGACAGACCATCTGAATATCAGGAACTTTATGAAGGCCGGCTGGGCCGGGATTTCTTTTGACGGGGAAGCTCTGCATAAGAAATAGGCTTCTAAATAACTGCCAGAGCAGTCTCTTCATAATGATTTGAGAACCGATTGAATAATTAATCTATTCATTGATTGAATGCTTCCCTGGTAAGGATGCGGTCTCATCGTTATTTCAAGATTAATACGCTGCAGACCTTTGCCTTTGCCATGACCATCAGTCATCGACTGAAAACCGGGAAATACTGAATTACCACTTCATTTTGCGTGAGGGATGCGTAAGGTCCGACGGGAAGGAGGAGTTTATGCGCGGCGCGGAGCGCCGCGCATAAACCGTAACAAAGTGAAGTCTGAAGCAGCCCGGCCCGAAGCTGCAGAGATTTAGCCCGGAAACGAGGGACACGCCCTGATAAAAAAATAAAACCATGTCATCCAATAAAAATGCCCTGATCCGCTATAAAACGCTGGACAAATGCCTGAAAAACAAATACCGGAAATACACGCTGGAAGATCTGATCGATGAATGTTCCGAAGCCTTATTTGAATTTGAAGGAAAAGAATCTTTCGTGAGCAAACGGACCATACAGCTGGACCTGCAGAATATGCGCAGCGAGAAGTTCGGCTATGAGGCCCCGATTGAAGTATATGAAAAAAGATACTACCGCTACAGTGATCCTGAATACAGCATCCATAATATTTCCGTCAATGAAAGCGACCTGAAAGCGATGAATAATGCGGTGCAGATTTTAAAGCAGTTCAAAGATTTTTCGATGTTCAAGGAAATGAACGGGGTAATTCAGAAGCTGGAAGATTCTATCCATGCCCGGAGCCCGAAATCGATTATACACCTCGACAAAAATGAAAAACTGAAAGGACTGGAGCATATCGATATCCTCTATGAAGCCATCCTGAATAAAAGAGTGCTTAATATTGTCTATAAAAGCTTCAAGGCCAAAGAATCCGATTGCTACATCGTCCATCCGCAGTTGCTGAAAGAATACAACAACCGCTGGTTCCTGATCTGCTGGTGCAAGAATAAGATGTATACCCTTGCATTAGACAGGATAGAAACGATTGCTGTTGAAGAAAAAATTAACTATATTGATAAGGATTTTGATTCTGACCGATATTTCGGGGAAGTGATCGGCGTTACGGTTTCTGAAACACAGCGCCCGCAGAATGTCCTTTTTAAAATCAATGCGAAGCATGCACCGTACGTAACGACAAAACCTTTCCACCATTCCCAGGAAATCATGGCGGAAGATGAAAGCGGAACCACGTTTAAGATCTGCGTGCAGCTGAATTTTGAATTGGAACGAATGATATTGGGCCTCGGGGAGTTCATCACCGTGCTTAATCCGGAAAAGCTCAGGAACCGGATTGAAAAAAGCCTGCAGGAGGCCTGCCGGAACTACCACCGGGAAGATCCTGAAAAGCAGGGATGATACAATGGCTCAGAAATTGTATTAACGGAATTATAAAATATAACAATTATGAAATCAAGAATACTGAAAGCAGTAATAGCTGTAGTAGCGCCTTTGGTGATCGAATTTATTATTAAGAAAATCGCTGAGAAATTCGATGAAAAGCCGGCAGCAGATAAAAAACAGATTCCGGTACATAACTGGGAGTAATTCAATTTAAGATGATATAAAAGAGGCTGTTGTTTTCAACAGTCTCTTTTTATTTTGTAGTTTATCAGGTAATTAAACAGTCCTAAATGAAATCATAAATCCCGTTTTTCCATCCCAGCACTTTGGAAGCATCTGCTTTCAGCCAGTTTTTAAGAATGGTGGCATATACTTTCCGGAAGTCTTCGGAATAAATCAGATCGCCTTCATTTAAATCAGTCAGCTCAGGGAGCGGGTTTAACAGTCCTTTTTTCTTCAATCCGCCGCTGATGAAAAACATCTGGTTGGCGGTTCCGTGATCGGTCCCGTTGCTGGCATTCTGGGCAACCCGCCTCCCAAATTCCGAAAAGGTCATCAGAAGGATATCATCAAACAGCCCGCTGCTTTTCATATCGGCCACAAAAGACCGTACCGCTTCATTGATGTCGCCGAAAAGTTTCTGCTGCCTTTCGTTCTGGTTCACGTGCGTATCAAAGCTTCCTACAGAAAGGTAATATACTCTGGTATTAATGTCCGATTTTATCAGGGAAGCCACGGTTTTAAAATCCTTGCCTAACTGGGAATCTGGATACCCCTGTTCCGTTTTTTTGGCTTTGCTTTTTTCAAAAATATAACCCGCATTGTTGATGGTGGATCCTAATGTCTGGTATAAATAGGAAACCGTTTCATCTTCATGGTGATGGTCATACAAAGACTTGAAGTATTTTTCCTGACTGGTCTGGTACAGCCTTTTCGGATCTTTGAAAGCAAAGGCTTTATTATTTTCACCTTTTAAGGCCAGGCTCAGCATATCATCCACTTCCAGTGCCTGGGTCGGGTGGTCGCAGCGGTAGCATTCTTCATCCAGAAACCTTCCGATCCAGCCTGTTTCAAGGTATTCGTCGCTTTTGCTTGCAGAATGCCAGATGTCCATGCTTCGGAAATGCGATTTGTCAGGATCCGGATACCCGACATTGTTCATCACTGAAAGCTCACCGTTGTCATGCAGTTCTTTAAAATAGGAAAGCGCAGGGTTGATTCCCGTCTCATCATTCAATGATAAAGAATCTTTAATCGAAATGCTGTTCCTTTCTTTAAAATAAATATCATTCCGTACCGGGATGATGGTGTTCAGCCCGTCATTTCCACCGGTAAACTGGAGCACCACCAGGATTTTCCGGTTCGGTTCCAGGGCTTCGTCAAAAGTCAGGGCTTGCAGGAAATTCGGCATCAGCAAGGAAGCTGTGGCCAGTGAACTTATTTTAAGGAATTCTCTTCTTTTGATTAACATAAAGTCAGGTTTTAGGTTAGAGATATCAGGTTGCTGTTGTACAGTTGTACTTTAATGGATTGATCGGTTTAAATCTGCCATCTGCCGCCTGAATTACATCAGCTGATATTCCGGAGTTGACATGATGTTGATGACGTTCATTTTCAAACTGTTGTCTGAGAAATTCTTCACGGAATCCATATCCAGTGATTTTGAGTTCTGAATGAGGTATTCTTCAACCCGCCTGCCTTCAAAAACTTTTTCAACCCGCGCCCAATCAATGGTAATATTGGGGTTTTTGAAAGTTTTGTTTAAAGCAG
The sequence above is a segment of the Chryseobacterium sp. JJR-5R genome. Coding sequences within it:
- a CDS encoding HopJ type III effector protein, encoding MLLEQIKNAPETIRFEEVIAYIDEQYDFTPTRFTNGNTVNEAGQNNGSCKVFSFGKLNNLNEEEVLSLFGDFYREDVLKNPEGTDHLNIRNFMKAGWAGISFDGEALHKK
- a CDS encoding DUF1501 domain-containing protein, with the translated sequence MLIKRREFLKISSLATASLLMPNFLQALTFDEALEPNRKILVVLQFTGGNDGLNTIIPVRNDIYFKERNSISIKDSLSLNDETGINPALSYFKELHDNGELSVMNNVGYPDPDKSHFRSMDIWHSASKSDEYLETGWIGRFLDEECYRCDHPTQALEVDDMLSLALKGENNKAFAFKDPKRLYQTSQEKYFKSLYDHHHEDETVSYLYQTLGSTINNAGYIFEKSKAKKTEQGYPDSQLGKDFKTVASLIKSDINTRVYYLSVGSFDTHVNQNERQQKLFGDINEAVRSFVADMKSSGLFDDILLMTFSEFGRRVAQNASNGTDHGTANQMFFISGGLKKKGLLNPLPELTDLNEGDLIYSEDFRKVYATILKNWLKADASKVLGWKNGIYDFI
- a CDS encoding ATP-binding protein — its product is MIKEIEELLYSKTLGKQSDILFAHWNYDKKIIPSALNAVSNLFPHYSLHDESHSETIINNIVRVIGFENIKKLSAIDLWLILEASYSHDLGMVVTSDELVKALTSNEFLDFFKDLQEDSKNGLHEFADQFEIANNKIKYKHDELNLEYHDGIKFILAEFFRRSHSDRSKEIILNPTREVSLATPRGVIPNRIFKILGDICSSHTKDFDDVMKLPISEVGIDVEDAHPRLIACMLRIGDLLDLDNNRFSEVMLRTLSKIPIDTLNHKTKHLSIESFRVDNQKIEVFAKCNDYDVANITQHWFNYIDSEIRAQMINWNDIIPFKDFGYLPTIGTLKVELDKYEYLDGKKKPKFSVDTDKALSLLQGAGLYEHAYQSIRELLQNAVDSTLIRIWLEHKDDHEFKTPQDENFFKFLQNYPIEVSIEEKEVIGNEKLSLISIKDNGTGISTEDLKYLMNTGSSSKNRKKVSIVDQMPEWLRPSGIFGIGFQSIFMLTDEVVIETKSYFTEEFQRIELHSPNSIKDGAVLIQKKKTNHSIKPGSIITIAYKTDAIPQNWSIKNKHNNALSIARNFDPLTNDSLDINLGMIIDEILEFENASIIPIKLFINSKQHDFLKNEENYFKFFEKNNSLEINISTNLTYNDIVTFYKNQHVEAKFSRLPFIALDINIHKQKANKILTLNRNKIKSEALNDLSDEILISCFNLITEKFKEIFIEEKEKQIASMFLKLYQNENDFLIDFNLSQFQQWKNFEIEFSDGSKMNLEDLINRTKTIKFIFNEGNHYPSTDIYSLDNTHLTITSSNQSVNSPISALIFSLIEKEIKAVKNFVVDGNRYLNDIEFDLINNGNEFFPSEKYVEMYKKSISWNRSSRKIIPCLKRYNKLQLKTDSKLPYLYHFHVSHIIDFEYPKMASPFVVIENCDDERENRYSVSVVLNDKVYDWVFENRFDKTTTKDDIIKAYDEFVEEFSLDSLTSKADNTMTNSAE
- a CDS encoding WYL domain-containing protein, with protein sequence MSSNKNALIRYKTLDKCLKNKYRKYTLEDLIDECSEALFEFEGKESFVSKRTIQLDLQNMRSEKFGYEAPIEVYEKRYYRYSDPEYSIHNISVNESDLKAMNNAVQILKQFKDFSMFKEMNGVIQKLEDSIHARSPKSIIHLDKNEKLKGLEHIDILYEAILNKRVLNIVYKSFKAKESDCYIVHPQLLKEYNNRWFLICWCKNKMYTLALDRIETIAVEEKINYIDKDFDSDRYFGEVIGVTVSETQRPQNVLFKINAKHAPYVTTKPFHHSQEIMAEDESGTTFKICVQLNFELERMILGLGEFITVLNPEKLRNRIEKSLQEACRNYHREDPEKQG
- a CDS encoding RtcB family protein gives rise to the protein MEFNGNHLIELGYRSAKWFKEAIAHINENKLDEHQIREYLQQFRQPELIPLHEKAKDFIINIRAEHESEQDNVEKVITTMSMLMKTPTLVEGAIMPDACPTGPAGHIPVGGVVVAKNAIHPGFHSADICCSVMLTDMGKADPKEVLDAAHSVTHFGYGGRPRGEQMEMSQELMNAFRKNDFLNDEKLISIARSHMGTQGDGNHFLFVGTSRNTGNTMLVTHHGSRAPGAALYDKGMKVANRFRMEISPETLKENAWIPYDTEEGQSYWEALQLIRAWTKENHTSIHDAVLNKMETEKQDRYWNEHNFVFKDGDLFYHAKGATPLDDKFLPDITGPRLIPLNMAEPVLIVQGTTNARNLGFAPHGAGRNFSRSQHKRSLAHKTIEEVFTEETQGLDIRFFSNEIDISELPTAYKSAKNVRAQIEEYGLCEVLDEVMPYGCIMAGDVQKNAPWKKKKKFKK